From the Candidatus Hydrogenedentota bacterium genome, one window contains:
- a CDS encoding polysaccharide deacetylase family protein produces MSGLQVVLGFDMETDIGSWTPYYEGLQHGTPVILDILDRNAVPATFFFTGDSLRKHPEVAEPVKARGHEIGAHTLFHETIGESLYEIPGMLPILPEEVPNRLRLCTELVEKVTGVRPVSFRCPRLFGSSAVVNALDALGYVADATYPMFFFRERLTPYHPSREDWTQPGNLRIVELPNFADLSMISRDPYGRDMDQWPLCRIEGAEAMLRHVDGFIGYAQSRGATPFLCFYFHPWEFHPMPQGEIRYGEGSVTPDPFITRNCGPYAAEQLDLLIRRLRERGAEFLRAGESAKRW; encoded by the coding sequence ATGAGCGGATTGCAGGTAGTTCTTGGATTCGACATGGAAACGGATATCGGCAGTTGGACGCCGTACTATGAGGGGCTGCAGCACGGCACGCCGGTCATCCTCGACATTCTGGACCGGAACGCCGTGCCCGCGACATTCTTTTTCACCGGCGACAGCCTGAGGAAGCATCCCGAGGTTGCTGAGCCGGTCAAGGCGCGGGGTCATGAGATTGGCGCGCACACGCTTTTTCACGAGACCATCGGCGAATCGCTTTACGAGATTCCCGGCATGCTGCCCATCCTGCCCGAGGAAGTCCCCAACCGCCTGCGCCTGTGCACGGAATTGGTCGAGAAGGTCACGGGCGTCCGCCCGGTCTCGTTCCGGTGTCCGCGCCTTTTTGGGTCGAGCGCGGTCGTGAATGCGCTGGATGCGTTGGGCTACGTGGCCGACGCGACATATCCCATGTTCTTTTTCCGGGAGCGGCTGACGCCGTATCACCCCAGCCGGGAGGACTGGACGCAGCCGGGGAACCTGCGGATCGTCGAACTGCCGAATTTTGCCGATCTCTCGATGATATCGAGGGACCCTTATGGCCGCGACATGGACCAGTGGCCGCTTTGCCGTATCGAGGGGGCAGAAGCGATGTTGCGGCACGTGGACGGGTTCATCGGCTACGCGCAGTCCCGCGGCGCCACGCCCTTTCTATGCTTCTACTTCCACCCGTGGGAGTTTCACCCGATGCCGCAAGGGGAAATCCGGTACGGGGAAGGGTCCGTGACGCCGGATCCGTTCATCACGCGAAACTGTGGGCCTTATGCGGCAGAGCAACTGGACCTGCTCATCCGCAGACTGCGCGAACGCGGCGCGGAATTCCTGCGGGCCGGAGAATCGGCAAAGCGATGGTAG
- a CDS encoding beta-galactosidase trimerization domain-containing protein, producing the protein MGLSAQGTHAQQTATTDAAAAPRAWMNRRQRIYWYDQYALNDHEAAFAQYDPDRIAAELKTVGADIVAVYAANQFSIAYYPSKIWPMHPNLQGRDYFGDVSSRLQAQGQKVIAYINWLESRHPEWYMVPLGGKPEKEFSLASWARPDNPDWRVQQVPGGSWRFACINSPRRAQVVAVAREIIERYHPDGFHLDMFFNPGVCVCGYCRPALEEICGTTDITIDTINAHWRAFIDWRSDCSSSLIEELSAAMREHGVFTAHNGQNPLWLSPIYGFDERWLPHLDLYVSEIFYDLHASDLTMRWHRAIGKPSCELLTSTSPNHAHLSVPFTAWQVSAASAKANGCTVLGPCCVGAYPDTTTSQRLLETVRKGLESFAEDADLHPGAVPCAKVALVFSWATRKYYRAGRMDWSQELDGWSRVLIEEHIPFEVVVAENVETAEDLSRYDLVILPDNAFLSDAFCSVVAAYARAGGHVLATGATSLGDERGYPRPDFALGELLGITCKGSTEGPFAMDGPLEPEPASGVFQQIAGSAVVLTRYIATDPAGSVAGYLDPCPTQPAKWPVAVARSVDAGEVLYVAFGIGRYYANHNLVHARDRMARYLDRVLPRRQLTVDAPRCLEVTIWQQRAPERTIIHLANRTPLAHDMPRIHEIPPLHNIRITLEAPCPSARVTCRHAEAATTIDGNTIRAHIEMLDVYAALIIEPAGE; encoded by the coding sequence ATGGGACTCTCCGCACAGGGCACGCACGCCCAGCAGACAGCGACCACGGACGCGGCGGCAGCGCCCCGCGCGTGGATGAACCGGCGGCAGCGCATCTACTGGTACGACCAGTACGCGCTGAACGATCACGAAGCGGCGTTCGCCCAATACGACCCCGACCGCATTGCCGCCGAATTGAAAACCGTCGGCGCGGACATCGTAGCGGTCTACGCGGCCAATCAGTTCAGCATCGCTTACTACCCCAGCAAGATTTGGCCTATGCACCCCAATCTGCAAGGCCGGGACTATTTCGGCGACGTATCGTCGCGGCTGCAGGCGCAGGGCCAGAAGGTCATCGCCTATATCAACTGGCTCGAATCGCGGCATCCTGAGTGGTACATGGTTCCCCTGGGCGGCAAGCCCGAAAAAGAGTTTTCTCTCGCTTCCTGGGCCAGGCCGGACAATCCGGACTGGCGCGTACAGCAGGTGCCCGGCGGTTCATGGCGGTTCGCGTGCATCAATTCGCCTCGTCGCGCGCAGGTGGTCGCCGTGGCCCGCGAAATCATCGAGCGATATCACCCCGACGGGTTCCATCTCGACATGTTCTTCAATCCCGGCGTGTGTGTGTGCGGTTATTGCCGGCCGGCGCTGGAGGAAATTTGTGGCACAACAGATATCACCATCGACACGATCAACGCGCACTGGCGCGCATTCATTGACTGGCGCAGCGATTGCAGTTCTTCGCTCATCGAGGAATTGAGCGCCGCTATGCGCGAGCACGGCGTCTTTACGGCGCACAACGGCCAGAATCCGCTCTGGCTGTCGCCCATCTATGGTTTCGATGAGCGATGGCTCCCCCATCTCGACCTGTACGTTTCCGAAATCTTCTATGACCTGCATGCGTCAGATCTGACTATGCGCTGGCACCGAGCCATCGGCAAACCTTCGTGCGAACTGCTCACGTCGACATCGCCGAACCATGCGCACCTGTCCGTGCCGTTTACCGCATGGCAGGTCAGCGCCGCAAGCGCGAAGGCCAACGGCTGCACCGTGCTCGGCCCTTGCTGCGTCGGCGCGTATCCGGACACCACCACTTCGCAGCGCCTGCTCGAAACGGTTCGGAAGGGACTGGAATCTTTTGCGGAAGACGCGGATCTTCACCCGGGCGCCGTGCCTTGTGCGAAGGTTGCGCTCGTCTTCTCATGGGCTACGCGCAAGTATTACCGCGCGGGACGCATGGACTGGTCGCAAGAACTGGACGGCTGGTCGCGCGTGCTCATCGAGGAGCACATCCCCTTCGAGGTCGTCGTCGCGGAGAATGTCGAGACTGCCGAAGACCTGAGTCGTTATGACTTGGTCATTCTGCCGGATAACGCGTTCCTGAGCGACGCCTTCTGTTCCGTCGTTGCCGCGTACGCGCGCGCTGGCGGGCACGTTCTCGCGACCGGCGCTACGTCCCTGGGCGACGAGCGCGGGTATCCGCGTCCCGATTTCGCGCTTGGCGAACTTCTTGGCATCACATGCAAGGGAAGCACGGAGGGCCCCTTCGCCATGGATGGCCCCCTCGAGCCCGAACCTGCTTCAGGCGTCTTCCAGCAGATAGCCGGGTCTGCCGTCGTGCTGACGCGGTATATCGCGACCGACCCCGCCGGGTCTGTTGCGGGATACCTGGACCCCTGCCCCACGCAGCCGGCCAAGTGGCCAGTCGCGGTCGCACGGAGCGTGGACGCGGGAGAGGTCCTCTATGTCGCGTTTGGAATTGGGCGTTACTACGCCAATCACAACCTCGTCCATGCGCGCGACCGCATGGCGCGGTACCTTGACCGCGTGCTGCCGCGGCGGCAGCTAACCGTTGACGCGCCGAGATGTCTTGAAGTCACCATCTGGCAACAACGCGCGCCCGAACGCACGATCATCCATCTGGCCAATCGCACCCCGCTTGCCCACGATATGCCGCGCATTCACGAGATTCCGCCTTTGCATAACATCCGTATCACCCTGGAAGCCCCCTGCCCGTCCGCGCGTGTGACGTGCCGTCACGCGGAGGCAGCCACGACAATCGACGGAAATACAATCCGCGCGCATATCGAAATGTTGGACGTTTATGCGGCTCTGATTATTGAACCTGCGGGAGAATGA